CCGCCGATGTAAGAATTGAAGACATTGTAGCCCAGCTTCAAAATGCAAGCCTTTTTTCTCCGGCGCTTTTTATAACACTTAGAAATGCCGAGCAAATAAAGCAGAAAAGCGACATTGAATCTCTTGTTTCCTGGATAAAGGCTTCTAAAAATTCTCCAAACACGCTTGTTTTAATTTCCGAAGAAAATTCCATAGACAAAAAAATTGAAAGCGCAGTTCCTTCCAGCCACAAAAAAATTTTCTGGGAAATGTTTGAAAACAGAAAGCCTCAGTGGGTTGAAAATTTCTTCAGGAAAAACGGATTTTCTATTGCGCCGGACGCAGTTGAGCAAATTCTTGAAATGGTCGAAAACAACACGGAAAGCCTCAAGTCTGAGTGCTCAAGATTTTTCTTTTGCTTTGAAAAAGGCGCAACAATTACTTCCGCTGACGTGGAAAAAATTCTTTCGCACAACAGGGAAGAAAATGCGTTTACACTTTTTGACTCAATGGCAGACACTTCAAAAAATCCCCAGCAACGTTTTGAAAATTCACTAGAAATTCTTCAGAAAATCCGCGCAACAAAAGAATCAAACGGAATCGCATTAATCGCAGGACTCACATATTGCTTTAGGCAGCTTAGGCTATGGCATTCGCTTCATTCAGACGGAAAATCTCCAGCCGACTCAGAGCTAAAGTCATCAGGATTTTCAGGCAAGCGGAATCAGGAAAAATACTCAAAGGCAGCAAAAATCTGGACAGCAGGCGCCGCATCTTCAGTTCTCGCGCTTCTTTCCGCAACCGACATTTCAATCAGGGAAACAGGCTCTGTGCTTGAAGAAACCTACCTTTATATGCTCATTTATTCAATTGTAATAAAAAACGGACTTTTCTGCTCCGTATGCGAATATTAAAAAATGATATTTAAACAAAAAAAATCCGCCTGAAAAACAAGCGGACTTTCTTTTTAAAGCGGAATCTAATTATTTAGAGTAGAATTCAACAACGAGCTGTTCATTGATTTCTACAGGAATTTCTTCGCGCTTTGGCATCATGATAAGTTTTC
This genomic stretch from uncultured Treponema sp. harbors:
- the holA gene encoding DNA polymerase III subunit delta, yielding MAETEVYLFTGPEAGEKNEAIENLRDAASKKNNGIEQYKYYAADVRIEDIVAQLQNASLFSPALFITLRNAEQIKQKSDIESLVSWIKASKNSPNTLVLISEENSIDKKIESAVPSSHKKIFWEMFENRKPQWVENFFRKNGFSIAPDAVEQILEMVENNTESLKSECSRFFFCFEKGATITSADVEKILSHNREENAFTLFDSMADTSKNPQQRFENSLEILQKIRATKESNGIALIAGLTYCFRQLRLWHSLHSDGKSPADSELKSSGFSGKRNQEKYSKAAKIWTAGAASSVLALLSATDISIRETGSVLEETYLYMLIYSIVIKNGLFCSVCEY